The Salvelinus alpinus chromosome 30, SLU_Salpinus.1, whole genome shotgun sequence genomic interval cacctacagagagatgaacctggagaagagtcccctaagcaagctggtcctggggctctgttcacaaacacaaacacaccccacagagccccaggacagcaacataattagacccaaccaaatcatgagaaaacaaaatgatAAATACTtgacaaactagaatgctatttggccctaaacagagagtacacagtggcagaacacctgaccactgtgactgacccaaacttaaggaaagctttgactatgtacagactcagtgagcatagctttgctattgagaaaggccgccgtaggcagacctggctgtcaagagaagacaggctatgtgcacactgcccacaaaatgaggtggaaactgagctgcatttcctcacctcctgccaaatgtatgaccatattaaagacacatatttccctcagattacacagatcctcaataaattcgaaaacaaacctaattttgataaactcccatatctactgggtgaaataccacagtgtgccatcacagcagcaagatgtgtgacctgttgccacaagaaaaggtcaaccagtgaagaacaaacaccattgtaaatacaacccatatttatgttgatttattttcccttttgtactttaactatttgcacatcgttacaacactgtatatacagtatagacataatatggcatttgaaatgtctttattcttttggaacttctgtgagtgtaatgtttactgttcactttttattgtttattcacTTTTGTgaattttgtttattatctacttcacttgctttggcaatgttaacatatgtttcccatgctaataaatCACTTTATAAATTGAATTTGCCTTGAATCTGATAGTCATTCTGATCTTTACCCCAGCTCttacagctctgtgtgtgtgtgtgtgtgtgtgtgtgtgtgtgtgtgtgtgtgtgtgtgtgtgtgtgtgtgtgtgtgtgtgtgtgtgtgtgtgtgtgtgtgtgtgtgtgtgtgtgtgtgtgtgtgtgtgtgtgtgtgtgtgtgtgtgtgtgtgtgtgtgtgtgtgtgttttataataATAACCCCCCTGTAAAGTACACAGCTAAGATAAGCTGCCAACTACACACATTATTTACATTACTGAGAGGACCTTgccttcagacacacacaccacatgacgggctcgtggtaacggctggggtggaattggtggaatggtatcaaatgccctccgacgaaccatcaaacagacaaagtgccaatacaggactaagatcgagtcgtactacaccggctctgacgcttgtcggatgtggcagggcctgcaaaccattacagactacaaagggaagcacagccgagagctgcccagtgacacgagcctaccagacaagctaaactacttctatcctcacttcgaggcaaataacactgaaacatgcatgagagcaccaggtgtaccggaagactgtgtgatcacgctctctgcagccgatgtgaataagacctttagacaggtcaacattcacaaggccgcagggccagacggattaccaggacgtgtactccgagcatgtgctaaccaactggcaagtgtcttcactgacattttcaacctctccctgtccgagtctgtaataccaacatgtttcaagcagaccaccatagtggctgtgcccaagaacactaaggtaacctgcctaaatgactaccgtcccgtagcactcacgtctgtagccatgaagtgctttgaaggctggtaatggctcacatcaacaccattatcccagaaaccctagacccactccaatttgcataccgccccaacagatccacagattatgcagtctctattgcactccacactgccctttcccacctggacagaaggaacatctatgtgagaatgctattcattgactacagctcagcgttcaacaccatagtaccctcaaagctcatcactaagctaaggaccctgggactaaacacctccctctgcaactggatcctggacttcctgacgggccgcccccaggtggtaaggataggtaacaacatatccgccacgctgatcctcaacacaggggcctctcaggggagcatgctcagccccctcctgtactccctgttcactcatgactgcatggtcaggcacgactccaacaccatcattaaatttgatgatgacacaacagtggtaggcctgatcaccgacaacgatgagacagcctataggaaggtcagagacctggccgtgtggtgccaggacaacaacctctccctcaacgtgatcaagacaaaggagatgattgtggactacgggaaaaagaggaccgagcacgtccccattctcatcgacggggctgtagtggagcaggttgagagcttcaagttcctttgtgttcaccaacaaactaacatggtccaagcacaccaagacagtcgtgaagcaggcacgacaaaacctattccccctcaggagactgaaaagatttgtcacgggtcctcagatcctcaaaatgttctgctgctgcaccatcgagagcatcctgactggtacagcaactgctcggtctccgaccgcaaggcactacagagggtagtgcgtacggcccagtacatcactggggccaagcttcctgccatccaggacctctataccaggcggtgtcagaggaaagccctgaaaaagtctaggtccaagaggcttctcaacagcttctacccccaagccctcctgaacatctagtcaaatggctacccagattatTCACATTGCCCCACacccacccctcccctctccacaccactgccactctctgttgtcatctatgcatattcactttaattaactctacctacatgttcatactacctcaactaaccggtgcccccacacattgactctgtaccggcacccccatgtatatattgttattttactcctctttaattacttgttactattatttcttattcttatccatattttttaaactgcattgttggttaggggctcgtgagtaagcatttcactgttgtattcaccTGTtgaattcagcatttcactgtaagatctacacctgttgtattcggcgcacgtgactaataacatttgatttgaaatacatcaaacatatggcTGAATTCCATTCCGTTCGCTCCATTCCAGACCTTAGTAAGAGCTGCTATTCCTGTGACAGAGGAATTCAGACCAATCCAGTCCCAGAGAGATTAGGAAGCagagtgaatgagagagggagaaagacaaagGATATTGAATAGGAAGACAACACATGACCAGAACACAAGAAGACAGTCAAGAAAGGTTCTCATTTAACTTGTAGTGACTGATCAACggctgagagaaaaagagagagagagacagagagaaagagagaaagaaatgggGGTAACAGCAGTTGTGGGTATGTGCCTGTTGCTGACTACAACTCTGGGGCAGAGTGTGGCTCGAAAGACTGGTGGTGGTACAGAGAACGTTTCACCTGGTAGAGCAGACCATTTAACTGATGATACTAGTAGCCCTGAGATTGTAATTGGTCAAACTGttgatactggtaatgatgtaaCAGTCGGTGGTCCGACTGGTTACGTGGGCCGTCTGCTGGTAGTACCGATGGACGGAAGCCACTGGGTGGGGGTTAAGGCCATCACCGAGGAGATGGGTCGCCGTGGACACCAGGTTACCGTGGTGATCCCCGAGGTGAGCATGCGTCTGGGCCCCAGCAGCAACTGCAGGACTGTGTCATATCCTGTCCCCTACGGCCAGGAGACAGTGGACATGCTGATGGACAAGCATAAAGATAACCTGCGTGCTGCCACACTGCCCCTAGTGGagcggatgactcaacacatGGCTAATATCCAGAGTGTCAGCTCCTTCATACTGACTACTGCTGAGAGTCTGCTGTTCAACACCACACTAATCACCTCTCTGGAACAGCAGGtcagtcagggtgtgtgtgtgggggtgggggtgggtgtgtgtgtgtatgtgtgtgtgtgagagaggtcttgtgagcttgtgtgtccctcctccttacctccctctctccttccttccttccctccctctctccttccctccctgtctctctctccccctctctccttccctctccctctccttccctctctccttccctccctctccctctctctctccttcctctctccttccctccctgtcactctctccccctctctccttccctctccttctccttccctctctctctccctctctccttcctctctccttccctccctctctctctccttccccctctccctccttccctctctctccccctcctccccttccccccccccccctctctctctctctctctctctctctctctctctctctctctctctctctctctctctctttctccttccctctctccctctctccatccctccctctctccatgtctccctctctctccctctctccttccctctctctctccctccttccctctctctctccccctctctccttccctctctccctctccctctctccctctctcattccctctctccctctccctctctccccctctccttctctctctctctctctctctctctctctctctctctctctctctctctctctctctctctctctctctctctctctccatccctccctctctctctctctctccttccctctctctctccttccctccctctctctccctctctcctccctccctccctctccctctctccttccctctctccctctccctctctccccctctccttccctctctctctctctctctctctctctctctccctccctctctctctctccatccctccctctctctctctctctctctccttcccgctctctctccttccctccctctctcctccctccctctctctccctctctccttccctccctctctctccctctctccttccctccctctctccctctctccatccctccctctctccctgtctccctctctctccttgcctctctctctctctctctctctccttccctctctccatccctccctctccctctctccttccctccctctctctctctctccccatctatccctcctctccaggGTTTTGATGCAGTGTTGACCGACCCGCTGGTCCCTACAGGCAGTCTGATAGCCAGGCGTCTGGGCATTCCATCTGTGTGTCTACTCAGAGGGATCCCCTGTGGTCTGGACCTGACATCAGCCGCctgcccctctcctccatcttacGTTCCACGCTTCTTCACCAAATACACACATAGCATGAGCTTTCCACAGAGGGTGGGCAATGtactggtgaggacacacacacgaCTGCATACACgaccgcacgcacacacacacacacacatgacacaacCGTACACACATGCaaaaacacatacagttgaagtcagacgtttacatacacttaggttggagtcatttaaactcgtttttcaaccactccacacatttcttgtaaacaaactatagtttattaggacatctactttgtgcatgacacaagtaattgtccaacaattgtttacagacagattatttcacttataattcactgtatcacaattccagtgggtcagaagtttacatacactaattccagaaaatgatgtcatggcttgagtgagtgagtgtgattTGAGTGTGAATGATGCAACTCACTCACTCATTTACACTCAATaattcacactcactcactcattcacactcactcattcacactcactcattcacactcactcactcattcacactcactcattcacactcactcacttatccacactcactcactcattcacactcactcattcacactcactcattcacactcactcattcacactcactcactcattcacactcactcattcacactcactcacttatccacactcactcactcactcattcacactcactcactcacactcactcattcATACAAACCACACACCTTCTTCATCTGGTTCTATAGGTGAGTCTGGTGGAGCCGTTGCTATGCCGACTGCTGTACTGGCGCTTCGACCAGCTGGCCAATCGCTTCCTGGGAGAGGATGTGGGTGTGGCCGAGGTACTGGCAGACACCGCCATCTGGTTGCTAAGGTACGACT includes:
- the LOC139559686 gene encoding UDP-glucuronosyltransferase 1-6-like, whose product is MGVTAVVGMCLLLTTTLGQSVARKTGGGTENVSPGRADHLTDDTSSPEIVIGQTVDTGNDVTVGGPTGYVGRLLVVPMDGSHWVGVKAITEEMGRRGHQVTVVIPEVSMRLGPSSNCRTVSYPVPYGQETVDMLMDKHKDNLRAATLPLVERMTQHMANIQSVSSFILTTAESLLFNTTLITSLEQQGFDAVLTDPLVPTGSLIARRLGIPSVCLLRGIPCGLDLTSAACPSPPSYVPRFFTKYTHSMSFPQRVGNVLVSLVEPLLCRLLYWRFDQLANRFLGEDVGVAEVLADTAIWLLRYDFTLEFPRPLMPNMVLVGGINCHVRNPLPRELEQWVSGEDGFIVFSLGSMVASLPEDITLVFLQAFTLIPQKVLWRYSGPVPGNVPDNVKMMKWIPQNDLLAHHGARAFLTHSGTHGLYEGVCHAVPMVMLPLFGDQPDNAQRLASKGVGVVLDINHITVETLLQALDEVVNNPRYKSSVLKLSAIHKDQPVDPLELSVYWTEFVMRHKGAGHLRAAAQDLHWFQYHSLDVIGLLIVVATSVVVVTLKCLSLCVRRFTTRKMKED